A section of the Clostridium omnivorum genome encodes:
- a CDS encoding class I SAM-dependent methyltransferase, whose amino-acid sequence MNKQSINKLSLFLTGLKSRFLENQNIFKGIYITFAAGLKDFKGVGSFENGKIKYNISGKTELLDFDGVVEKILKDAEKYEALSIIYKERGTDVIITADNKNVKTTTTEAKDEPSLEDNNKSYSAKAIHNLGETSTLLNRDYYIKVGKADALLKEIGIMSKEGKIKNDKIRKYNQIDHYVELLEGVLEKLPQNQVINILDCGCGKSYLTFVLNYYLTEVKKRKCHFIGLDYSEGVIEASKKMAANLGYRNMEFHAMDIHDYTPDKKIHVVISLHACDTATDMAIALGIRVESDVIIAVPCCHRELLNQYSYEPFKGILKHGILKARMADAITDGMRSMLLEAKGYEVSVVEYISPLETPKNLMIRALKVKDENPDAMDEYINLMSSLNVYPSLYAFVNQVY is encoded by the coding sequence ATGAATAAGCAAAGCATTAATAAATTGAGCCTATTTTTAACTGGGTTAAAAAGCAGATTTTTAGAAAATCAAAATATTTTCAAAGGCATATATATTACTTTTGCTGCTGGTTTAAAAGATTTTAAAGGTGTTGGAAGCTTTGAAAATGGCAAAATCAAATATAACATCAGTGGAAAAACTGAGCTCTTGGATTTTGATGGTGTCGTAGAAAAAATATTAAAAGATGCTGAAAAATATGAAGCCTTATCTATTATATATAAGGAAAGAGGTACAGATGTAATTATTACAGCTGACAATAAAAATGTTAAAACTACCACTACTGAAGCAAAGGATGAACCAAGCTTAGAAGATAACAATAAGTCCTATTCAGCTAAAGCTATTCACAACTTGGGCGAAACTTCAACTCTTTTAAATAGAGATTACTATATTAAAGTAGGAAAAGCTGATGCTCTACTTAAAGAAATAGGTATTATGAGCAAGGAAGGCAAAATTAAAAATGATAAGATAAGAAAATACAATCAAATTGATCACTATGTAGAATTGCTTGAAGGGGTTTTAGAAAAGCTTCCTCAAAATCAAGTTATTAATATACTTGATTGCGGCTGTGGAAAGTCCTATTTGACCTTTGTACTTAATTACTATCTAACTGAAGTTAAAAAGAGAAAGTGCCATTTTATAGGTTTAGATTACTCTGAAGGTGTTATTGAAGCTTCTAAAAAGATGGCCGCTAATCTTGGATATAGAAACATGGAATTCCACGCTATGGACATACATGACTATACTCCAGATAAAAAAATCCATGTGGTAATTTCACTTCATGCCTGTGATACAGCTACAGATATGGCTATAGCACTTGGAATAAGAGTAGAATCCGATGTAATCATTGCAGTACCTTGCTGCCATAGAGAGCTATTAAATCAATATTCCTACGAGCCTTTTAAAGGCATATTGAAACATGGTATACTTAAAGCAAGAATGGCGGATGCAATTACGGATGGAATGCGTTCAATGCTTCTGGAAGCCAAAGGTTATGAGGTTTCCGTAGTAGAATATATCTCACCACTGGAAACTCCTAAAAATCTTATGATAAGAGCTTTAAAGGTGAAGGATGAAAATCCTGACGCTATGGATGAGTATATCAATCTAATGAGCAGCCTTAATGTTTATCCTTCATTATATGCATTTGTTAATCAGGTATACTAA
- a CDS encoding MFS transporter, whose product MKEKIQNSNLFIIVFVFAIMLMNAAAENVRGVFIPLFKRDFLVNNTEIGFMLMISSAAYIAFSYIGGILCEKVGQKKVFFLGLASMVASLTILSFARSFFITLVGMFIMNMGLSLVSIAINTLVPVLFLSFQAVIMNLTHFCYGVGSTVTQRTAGILVFNGVDWRKIYSVEAVLFFVLLILLTFVKIPIYNKEKTNTSTKSMDILKNKVVYFYMAALGFYVFAETSTGNWLVNYIEKIYSYDKSKSSFYLALFFGVFSVGRLIGGFIVEKLGYIRTVLIFLITAFILYISGLLIGENGLIIISISGFFFSVAFPTIVLTISRVFKESAAYTTGIIITASSTINMLLSLGMGYLNDKIGVQSAFYVIPVSLFISILFIAFIHKNTKSVLQ is encoded by the coding sequence ATGAAGGAAAAAATACAAAATAGCAATCTATTTATTATTGTGTTTGTTTTCGCAATAATGCTTATGAACGCTGCTGCTGAAAATGTAAGGGGCGTTTTTATTCCGCTTTTTAAGAGGGACTTTTTAGTCAATAATACTGAAATAGGATTTATGCTTATGATATCCTCAGCAGCATATATCGCTTTTTCATATATAGGAGGGATTCTCTGCGAGAAGGTTGGACAAAAGAAAGTATTCTTCTTAGGACTTGCATCTATGGTAGCATCTTTAACTATATTATCCTTTGCTCGTAGTTTCTTTATTACGCTTGTTGGAATGTTTATTATGAATATGGGGCTTTCACTAGTATCTATAGCAATTAATACTCTAGTTCCAGTTCTGTTTTTAAGCTTTCAGGCAGTAATTATGAATCTTACTCACTTCTGTTATGGGGTTGGCTCTACAGTTACGCAAAGAACTGCAGGTATCCTTGTATTTAATGGAGTAGACTGGAGAAAAATTTATTCCGTAGAGGCAGTTTTATTTTTTGTACTGCTGATATTATTAACATTTGTGAAGATCCCCATATACAATAAAGAAAAGACTAATACTTCAACTAAAAGTATGGATATCTTAAAAAATAAAGTAGTTTACTTTTATATGGCAGCACTAGGCTTTTATGTGTTTGCAGAAACATCTACGGGTAACTGGCTGGTAAATTACATAGAAAAGATATACAGCTATGATAAAAGCAAAAGCTCCTTTTATCTTGCTCTATTCTTTGGAGTGTTTTCTGTAGGAAGACTTATTGGAGGATTTATAGTTGAAAAACTAGGATATATTAGAACGGTACTAATATTTCTAATAACGGCCTTTATATTATATATTTCAGGACTTCTAATTGGAGAAAACGGACTCATTATAATTTCTATATCAGGATTTTTCTTTTCTGTAGCCTTTCCCACTATAGTCCTAACAATAAGCAGGGTATTTAAAGAGAGCGCAGCTTATACAACGGGTATAATTATAACAGCTAGTTCTACAATAAACATGTTGTTAAGCCTAGGTATGGGATATCTAAATGATAAGATAGGTGTTCAGTCAGCGTTTTATGTTATTCCCGTAAGTCTTTTCATAAGCATTTTATTTATTGCATTTATACATAAAAATACTAAGTCAGTTTTACAATAG
- a CDS encoding GNAT family N-acetyltransferase produces the protein MSNSRSVTLSLAGGSDSEYIIRDKAGITIGRVFIIEMSKVDEHCCFRIKLYRAGKESHEYIKDSLMLMLLSLFKNMKVNKVSVITDEDINIGPFIELGFRLEGVLSDNSVVNNEYKDEFIFGIDHSSFQGSSIKKKLTLEGRKIELRILTPENAEELLQYYERNKEHLEPFEPDRDKKFYTLETQKKDLIENYKQYLNGTGLTFGIFSKDKLIGKIRVSNIVMGVFKNAFVGYSVDKDEQGKGYMTEAVRLVTDYCFKDMGLHRIEATTLVDNFKSQAVLMHCGFKEIGTCEKYLFINGEWRDHKIFYKVNEE, from the coding sequence ATGTCAAATTCAAGAAGCGTTACATTGTCTTTAGCTGGTGGCAGTGATAGTGAATATATAATAAGAGATAAGGCTGGAATCACAATAGGTAGAGTCTTTATTATAGAAATGTCAAAAGTGGATGAGCACTGCTGCTTTAGAATTAAACTTTATAGAGCAGGAAAAGAAAGTCATGAGTATATAAAGGATTCTCTTATGCTTATGCTGTTATCTTTATTTAAAAACATGAAAGTGAATAAGGTTAGTGTAATTACTGATGAAGATATAAACATTGGACCTTTTATTGAGCTTGGATTTAGGCTTGAAGGAGTGCTATCGGATAACAGTGTAGTTAATAACGAATATAAAGATGAATTTATTTTTGGTATAGATCATAGTTCTTTTCAAGGAAGCAGTATAAAAAAGAAGCTTACCTTAGAGGGAAGAAAAATTGAATTAAGAATATTAACTCCGGAAAATGCTGAGGAGCTGCTTCAGTATTATGAAAGAAATAAAGAACATTTAGAACCTTTTGAGCCAGACAGGGATAAGAAATTCTATACTCTGGAAACTCAAAAGAAGGATCTAATTGAAAACTATAAGCAGTATTTAAATGGAACAGGGTTAACCTTTGGAATTTTTTCTAAGGACAAACTTATAGGGAAAATAAGAGTGTCTAATATAGTAATGGGCGTATTTAAAAATGCCTTTGTTGGATATTCTGTAGATAAGGATGAGCAGGGAAAAGGGTATATGACTGAAGCTGTAAGACTCGTAACAGATTATTGCTTTAAAGATATGGGACTTCATAGAATTGAAGCAACAACGCTAGTAGATAATTTTAAATCGCAAGCAGTTCTAATGCATTGTGGCTTTAAGGAAATAGGGACTTGCGAAAAGTATTTATTCATTAATGGAGAATGGCGAGACCATAAAATCTTTTATAAAGTAAATGAAGAGTAG
- a CDS encoding metallophosphoesterase family protein translates to MKVAVLSDIHGNAVALNYTIEDLKSLGISKIVILGDVVMKGPMPSESLEILRNSDLEIVAWVKGNTDLWFEEITDNFIPSTKREKELYTYYKYAKDNLEEDQLLFIKELPLECSITLNGVKILCVHGTPQSIVEAIDSSVSEEEMKRAVKGVKEQVILSGHSHTSFIGEVDNKKIFNVGSVGNSLDGDDRISYGILDFTDNEMKLVNRRISYPLNEVIDMAVNNKFPYLEEYKKVILTASME, encoded by the coding sequence ATGAAAGTAGCAGTTCTATCTGATATTCATGGTAATGCGGTAGCATTAAATTATACAATAGAGGATTTAAAAAGCTTGGGGATTAGTAAGATTGTTATTTTAGGAGATGTAGTAATGAAGGGGCCTATGCCTTCGGAGTCTCTTGAAATATTGAGGAATAGTGATTTAGAGATTGTAGCTTGGGTTAAAGGTAATACTGATTTGTGGTTTGAAGAAATAACGGATAACTTTATACCTTCAACGAAAAGAGAAAAAGAATTATATACATACTATAAATATGCAAAGGATAATTTAGAGGAAGATCAATTGCTATTTATCAAAGAGCTGCCGCTTGAATGCTCAATTACGTTAAATGGAGTCAAAATACTTTGTGTTCATGGAACACCACAGTCTATAGTTGAAGCAATTGATAGCAGTGTTTCAGAAGAGGAAATGAAACGTGCTGTAAAAGGGGTTAAAGAACAAGTTATTTTAAGTGGACACTCGCATACTTCTTTTATAGGTGAAGTTGATAATAAAAAGATATTTAATGTAGGAAGCGTGGGTAATTCACTGGATGGTGATGATAGAATATCCTATGGTATTTTAGATTTTACAGACAATGAAATGAAATTAGTAAATAGAAGAATTAGTTACCCATTAAATGAGGTTATTGATATGGCAGTTAACAATAAGTTTCCTTATCTAGAAGAATATAAGAAGGTTATATTGACTGCTTCTATGGAATAA
- a CDS encoding sugar O-acetyltransferase — MNQKERMLAGLPYKAWLDGLSEERIKNKLKIYDYNLLRPDEGEKMDVLIKDILGKTGENIFIEQPFHCDYGKNIEVGNNFFANYNCTILDVGKVIIGENVQLAPNVAIYTAGHPIHPESRNSGYEYGIGVTIGNNVWVGGNVVINPGVTIGNNVVIGAGSVVTKDIPDNVVAVGNPCRVIRQITEQDRKYYYKDKEFDVEDY; from the coding sequence GTGAATCAAAAGGAAAGAATGCTAGCGGGGTTACCATATAAAGCATGGCTAGATGGGCTTAGTGAGGAACGAATTAAAAATAAGCTAAAAATATATGATTACAATTTGCTTCGTCCAGATGAAGGTGAAAAGATGGATGTGCTCATTAAAGATATTTTAGGTAAAACAGGTGAAAATATTTTTATTGAACAGCCCTTTCATTGCGACTATGGCAAAAATATTGAAGTAGGAAATAACTTTTTTGCTAATTATAATTGTACAATTTTAGATGTGGGCAAGGTTATAATAGGAGAAAATGTTCAGCTTGCACCTAATGTAGCTATTTATACAGCTGGCCATCCTATTCACCCAGAGTCAAGAAATTCTGGTTATGAGTATGGAATTGGCGTCACTATAGGCAATAATGTTTGGGTGGGTGGAAATGTTGTAATAAATCCAGGTGTAACTATAGGAAACAACGTTGTAATTGGCGCTGGGAGTGTTGTTACAAAGGATATTCCAGATAATGTTGTGGCAGTGGGTAATCCATGCAGGGTAATACGTCAGATAACAGAACAGGATAGGAAATATTATTATAAAGATAAAGAGTTTGATGTTGAAGATTATTAA
- a CDS encoding sensor histidine kinase, producing the protein MQLHSINKQLHKRLTEKTRQPISLELQSRELNTLAVNINNCLKAEETLRLNRIREEKRFKELIANISHDLRTPLTAIKGYQQLMKSGELTAVQEKRLDTAEKYTEELGQLIEHFFEYSYLLTTDPELNIVRFNLTNLVTEYIVSSIPIFEENNLAVCLEDTPPIFVDSDKEMVARIIQNLIRNCIQHSNGDIIVRLLTEKNVVISFKNPVKNISQIDVERLFDRFYTADKSRGASTGLGLSIVKLLAEQLGGSVSASLENNLLCIQVSLPLSINQDIKKLSAT; encoded by the coding sequence TTGCAATTACATAGCATTAATAAGCAGCTTCACAAGCGACTCACCGAAAAAACACGTCAGCCTATAAGTTTAGAGCTCCAGAGCAGAGAACTAAATACTTTGGCTGTAAATATTAATAACTGCTTAAAGGCGGAGGAAACCCTCCGTCTTAATAGGATTCGTGAGGAAAAAAGATTTAAGGAGCTAATCGCAAATATTTCCCACGATTTGCGCACACCTCTCACAGCTATAAAAGGATATCAGCAGCTCATGAAAAGTGGAGAATTGACTGCTGTTCAAGAAAAAAGACTTGATACAGCTGAAAAATATACAGAGGAACTAGGACAACTGATTGAACATTTTTTTGAATACTCCTATCTGCTAACCACAGATCCAGAACTTAATATCGTGAGATTCAACCTCACTAACCTTGTTACAGAATATATTGTATCGTCAATTCCTATATTTGAAGAAAATAACTTAGCAGTATGCCTTGAGGACACTCCGCCTATTTTTGTTGATTCTGATAAAGAGATGGTTGCTAGGATTATACAAAACCTAATTCGCAATTGTATTCAGCACTCTAATGGAGATATAATAGTTAGGCTACTAACTGAAAAAAATGTAGTTATATCTTTCAAAAATCCTGTTAAAAACATCTCGCAAATTGATGTAGAGCGGCTCTTTGACAGGTTTTATACTGCTGATAAATCGAGAGGCGCTAGTACAGGTCTCGGCTTATCTATAGTTAAGCTCCTTGCTGAGCAGCTCGGTGGTAGTGTAAGTGCATCACTTGAAAATAATTTACTTTGTATACAAGTAAGTCTTCCATTATCCATTAATCAAGACATAAAAAAACTTAGTGCAACCTAA
- a CDS encoding ABC transporter permease: MLNLIQADLYKPWKSTAIKVLLGITVLSSVLMTIMAYEIPKGNIDKNMTGVGFMFSDVNVMSILGAVIASILICGDFENKGIPDAIASGCSRSSIIVSKTIAFCCSIAIILLPYAITTVIALCTGSIFSMGSVSVGLLNVLTSASNSFSTAHIWKLLAVIFTLIIVYGAQLSLCIPLAFSLKKPVFVVAIYYAFTILSAQLSNLSSSSSVFKNISSCTPYGGNYSLTTLNTSSGDILKAIAVSIIFTFIMLAVTYSIFRKSEVK, translated from the coding sequence ATGCTTAATCTAATTCAAGCTGATTTATATAAACCGTGGAAATCAACAGCAATTAAAGTTTTACTTGGAATTACAGTACTAAGTTCAGTGCTTATGACTATAATGGCATATGAGATACCAAAGGGTAATATTGATAAAAATATGACCGGAGTTGGCTTCATGTTTTCTGATGTGAATGTAATGAGCATCCTTGGCGCAGTTATAGCAAGCATTCTTATCTGCGGAGATTTTGAGAACAAGGGAATCCCTGATGCCATTGCAAGTGGCTGCAGCAGAAGTTCTATCATAGTTAGTAAGACTATAGCCTTTTGCTGTTCTATCGCTATTATCCTGCTCCCATATGCTATAACAACCGTTATTGCTCTATGTACGGGTTCGATTTTTAGTATGGGTTCTGTATCAGTAGGACTTCTAAATGTTTTAACTTCAGCATCTAACTCTTTTTCTACTGCACACATCTGGAAGCTGCTGGCTGTTATATTTACCTTGATTATAGTATATGGAGCACAGCTAAGTCTCTGCATACCACTTGCTTTTTCACTTAAGAAACCAGTCTTTGTGGTTGCAATATACTATGCCTTTACCATACTTTCTGCTCAGCTTTCGAATTTAAGTAGCAGCTCTAGCGTATTTAAAAATATATCTTCTTGCACTCCATATGGAGGAAATTACTCTCTAACCACATTAAATACTAGTTCAGGAGATATCCTTAAAGCAATAGCTGTAAGCATAATATTTACCTTTATAATGCTTGCAGTTACCTACAGCATATTTAGAAAGTCTGAAGTAAAATAA
- a CDS encoding ABC transporter ATP-binding protein: MKEHVLVVNNITKSYHGVNALQDVSVTLDAGRIYGLIGQNGAGKSTLMRIIAGHSFPTSGSIELFGHTGEKALQIERKRLGCMIEYPSLTPNMTAKENLRLHRIMRGIPNKEIEDELLKLVGLSDTGKKKSKNFSLGMKQRLGIAIALLGNPEFLILDEPINGLDPLGVVEIRNLLKKLCEERNMTILISSHNLPELYQTATDYIIIHKGQIKQTLTLSELEERSRHHILIECDQPEKLVSVLEMNLNATNYKVMPDKSVKLYDYIDDKKVVAKAIFENGIIVTNFSIAGDTLENFFISVIGGEKNA, translated from the coding sequence ATGAAAGAACATGTTTTAGTAGTAAATAATATTACTAAAAGCTATCACGGCGTTAATGCACTGCAAGATGTTTCAGTGACTTTAGATGCCGGTAGAATATATGGTTTAATTGGACAGAATGGTGCTGGTAAATCTACACTTATGCGTATTATTGCAGGACATTCTTTCCCTACCAGCGGCAGTATTGAACTCTTTGGACATACAGGAGAAAAAGCATTACAAATAGAAAGAAAAAGGCTTGGATGTATGATTGAATACCCTAGCCTTACCCCCAACATGACAGCAAAAGAAAATCTCAGGCTTCACAGAATTATGAGGGGAATTCCAAACAAAGAAATTGAGGATGAACTTTTAAAGCTTGTTGGCTTAAGTGATACAGGAAAAAAGAAGTCAAAAAACTTTTCACTTGGAATGAAACAACGCTTAGGTATAGCTATAGCTCTTCTTGGCAATCCGGAGTTTCTTATTTTAGACGAACCAATTAATGGTCTTGATCCATTAGGGGTTGTTGAAATACGTAATCTATTAAAGAAACTATGCGAAGAAAGGAATATGACTATTCTTATTTCCAGCCACAATCTGCCTGAGCTATATCAAACTGCAACTGATTATATTATTATTCACAAAGGTCAGATAAAACAGACTTTAACTCTTTCAGAGCTTGAAGAGCGTTCAAGGCATCATATTCTAATAGAATGTGATCAGCCAGAAAAGTTGGTGAGCGTATTAGAAATGAACCTGAACGCCACTAACTACAAGGTTATGCCAGATAAGTCTGTTAAATTATACGACTATATTGATGATAAAAAAGTCGTTGCAAAAGCTATTTTCGAAAACGGAATTATCGTTACGAACTTTTCTATTGCAGGTGATACACTTGAAAACTTCTTTATTTCTGTTATAGGGGGCGAAAAGAATGCTTAA
- a CDS encoding response regulator transcription factor has protein sequence MDRILIIEDSKDVNLMLAETLNCAGYNVKSAYTGIDGMNEVRKGDYDLIILDIMLPYKSGDEILKELRTFSDVPVIIISAKDMVSTKIDLLKLGADDYITKPFDLGEVTARVASNLRRFHKQEKINSVLKYKDMLLDSNTKQITVNGKELDLTAKEYLILELLMQNLGKVFSKANMYESIWKEEYLGDDNAIKTHMSNLRNKLKKANPNGEYIETVWGLGYRLYKE, from the coding sequence ATGGATAGAATTCTAATTATTGAAGATAGCAAAGATGTAAATCTTATGCTAGCAGAAACCTTAAATTGTGCAGGTTATAATGTAAAGTCTGCCTACACTGGAATTGATGGCATGAACGAAGTAAGAAAAGGAGATTATGATTTAATTATTTTAGATATTATGCTGCCTTACAAAAGTGGAGATGAAATACTAAAAGAACTAAGAACCTTCTCAGATGTACCTGTAATCATTATTTCTGCTAAGGATATGGTAAGCACTAAAATTGATTTATTAAAGCTGGGAGCCGATGACTACATAACTAAACCCTTTGATTTAGGAGAAGTTACAGCTCGTGTTGCTTCAAATTTGCGCCGATTTCATAAGCAGGAAAAAATAAATTCTGTTCTTAAATACAAGGACATGCTTCTAGATTCAAATACAAAACAAATCACGGTAAATGGAAAAGAACTGGATCTTACGGCAAAGGAATACCTTATTCTTGAATTGTTAATGCAGAATCTAGGCAAAGTATTTTCTAAAGCCAATATGTATGAATCCATATGGAAGGAAGAATATCTTGGAGATGATAACGCAATAAAAACCCATATGAGTAATCTTAGAAACAAGCTTAAAAAAGCAAATCCAAATGGTGAATATATAGAAACAGTGTGGGGACTAGGATACCGCTTATACAAGGAATAA
- a CDS encoding transposase, which produces MFYLPRTERIKSENAIYHIMIRSITEVPLFKKNKDKDIYLEQMRYAQIMYGFKVYAYCIMSNHAHFIIDSNGADISKIMHGLNFKYAMTFNRIHNRHGHVFQDRFKSKIVDTDRYLITLSAYIHNNPLQISGYENCPERYKYSSLKVYLGLEKDDSGLLDEAYIMQMMGPSVSKARDRYLKLVYMCDKEKLKNEIEFEDEKTEYRSERKILVRDFEPEKVIEFISQETGIDKMMIYVKNSRNTKAVRALAVLLMRSLCNLKIKNICEVLGNITESRVSKLCSIGVELVSTEDRYKDIVQQFVSQQVS; this is translated from the coding sequence GTGTTTTATTTGCCAAGAACTGAAAGGATAAAATCAGAGAATGCGATATATCATATTATGATCAGAAGTATAACGGAAGTTCCTTTATTTAAGAAAAATAAGGATAAGGATATATATTTGGAGCAAATGAGGTATGCTCAAATTATGTATGGATTTAAGGTGTATGCTTATTGCATAATGAGCAATCATGCACACTTTATTATAGATTCTAATGGGGCAGATATATCAAAAATAATGCATGGATTAAATTTTAAATATGCCATGACATTCAACCGCATTCATAATAGGCATGGACATGTATTTCAAGATAGATTTAAAAGCAAAATAGTAGATACAGACAGATATTTAATAACTTTATCAGCTTATATTCATAACAATCCGCTGCAAATAAGTGGCTATGAGAATTGTCCGGAAAGATATAAATATTCAAGTTTGAAAGTGTATCTAGGCCTTGAAAAGGATGATTCAGGGTTATTAGATGAGGCCTACATAATGCAAATGATGGGGCCAAGTGTAAGCAAAGCGAGAGATAGATATCTAAAGCTTGTATATATGTGCGACAAGGAAAAACTAAAAAACGAAATAGAGTTTGAAGATGAAAAAACAGAATATAGAAGTGAAAGAAAAATTTTAGTTAGGGATTTTGAACCTGAAAAAGTAATAGAGTTTATATCACAAGAAACTGGAATAGATAAAATGATGATATATGTGAAAAACAGTAGAAATACAAAAGCAGTAAGGGCACTAGCAGTTCTTCTAATGAGAAGCCTATGTAATTTAAAAATAAAGAATATATGTGAAGTGCTTGGAAATATAACAGAGTCAAGAGTATCAAAACTTTGTTCTATAGGGGTAGAACTTGTTTCAACGGAGGATAGGTATAAGGATATTGTTCAGCAATTTGTTTCACAACAAGTATCTTGA
- a CDS encoding N-acetylmuramoyl-L-alanine amidase family protein, with protein MKKNLALIIGLLVVFSFTGCSAKDTSSSKSVAVSSQKVIEDSSAKQDKPSEDKDNSTKDQASTVKDTKEAEKPKEPVKPTAPASDARTSTTVSNKSTTSNNSTKAQPAPVVTNVSGKVIVIDPGHANRSNLEKEPIAPGSSQMKIKDGGGAEGVVTKTSEQSINLKVAFKLRDLLQSRGYTVVMTKTREDQSLGNVERAEIGNKANAALVIRIHADSADTSSAKGASMLVPAAINENTKAIYAASKNYGAAILNTMVNEVGMKNRGVIESSDMTGFNWSKVPVVLVEMGFLSNVEEDKLLSSQAYQDKLAKGLADGINQVIK; from the coding sequence ATGAAAAAGAACTTAGCTTTAATTATTGGATTATTAGTTGTATTTAGTTTTACAGGATGCTCAGCAAAGGATACTAGTTCAAGTAAAAGTGTAGCAGTTAGTTCTCAGAAGGTAATAGAAGACAGCTCAGCAAAACAGGACAAGCCTTCTGAAGATAAAGATAATAGTACAAAAGACCAAGCAAGCACAGTAAAGGATACTAAGGAGGCAGAAAAGCCTAAAGAGCCTGTAAAACCTACGGCTCCAGCATCTGATGCAAGGACAAGTACTACAGTAAGTAATAAAAGTACTACAAGTAATAATAGTACAAAGGCCCAGCCAGCTCCCGTAGTAACAAATGTTAGTGGCAAGGTTATTGTAATTGATCCAGGTCATGCAAATAGATCAAATCTAGAAAAAGAGCCTATAGCTCCTGGATCATCGCAAATGAAAATTAAGGATGGTGGAGGTGCTGAAGGAGTTGTTACAAAAACTTCAGAGCAGTCCATTAACCTTAAGGTTGCCTTTAAATTAAGAGATTTACTTCAAAGCAGAGGATATACTGTGGTTATGACTAAGACTAGAGAAGATCAAAGTCTTGGAAATGTAGAAAGAGCAGAAATAGGAAATAAAGCAAATGCTGCTTTGGTTATAAGAATACATGCAGATTCAGCAGATACCAGCAGTGCCAAGGGTGCATCAATGTTAGTACCAGCTGCTATAAATGAAAATACTAAAGCTATCTATGCAGCAAGTAAGAATTATGGAGCAGCGATATTAAATACTATGGTAAATGAAGTTGGCATGAAAAATAGAGGAGTCATTGAAAGCAGTGATATGACAGGTTTTAATTGGTCTAAGGTTCCCGTTGTACTTGTTGAGATGGGTTTTCTTTCAAATGTAGAAGAGGACAAGCTGCTTAGCTCACAGGCTTATCAGGATAAGTTAGCAAAGGGATTAGCAGATGGAATAAACCAAGTAATAAAATAA
- a CDS encoding GntR family transcriptional regulator has translation MRILISNSSGEPIYEQIINQIKSAILTEELTAGEPLPSIRNLAQELRISVITTKRAYEELEKEGFIETIPGKGSYVSSQNKELLKEKRLKGLEEKLLEAIDESKILELSLDELKEMLTVLYDMSK, from the coding sequence ATGAGAATTTTAATTTCAAACTCATCTGGAGAGCCAATATACGAGCAAATTATAAATCAGATTAAAAGTGCTATTTTGACAGAGGAGCTCACTGCAGGAGAACCGCTGCCATCTATAAGAAATTTGGCTCAGGAGCTGAGAATAAGTGTTATTACTACGAAGAGGGCTTATGAGGAGCTGGAAAAGGAAGGCTTTATTGAAACTATACCGGGAAAGGGATCCTATGTGTCTTCTCAAAACAAGGAATTGCTTAAGGAAAAAAGACTTAAGGGACTAGAGGAAAAACTTTTAGAAGCCATCGATGAAAGCAAAATCCTTGAGTTATCTTTAGATGAATTAAAAGAAATGCTGACGGTGCTCTATGATATGAGCAAATAA